In a genomic window of Deinococcus aquiradiocola:
- the cysK gene encoding cysteine synthase A — MIDAVIGHTPLVQLKRIVPDGSADVFLKLEGQNPGGSIKDRTALGMVEDAEARGLLKPGGLIVEPTSGNTGIGLAQVAASRGYRLILTMPAQMSEERKRTLAAYGAELVLTDPERRMLAAIEEAEKIALEQGGWMPNQFANPANPAVHERTTGPELWEQMEGRIDAFVYGSGTGGTITGVGRYLKRQDPGVRIVAVEPRRSNVLSGGERGEHGFQGMGPGFIPENLDRSLLDEVVQVWEEDAFPLARRAAQEEGIFMGMSSGGILWAAVEVARRLGPGKRVASIACDSGARYLTTALFSGAGDTPAGYRVRSRERLT; from the coding sequence ATGATTGACGCAGTGATCGGCCACACCCCCCTGGTGCAACTGAAGCGCATCGTGCCGGACGGCAGCGCGGACGTGTTCCTGAAACTGGAGGGGCAGAACCCCGGAGGCAGCATCAAGGACCGCACCGCGCTCGGCATGGTCGAGGACGCCGAGGCGCGCGGCCTGCTGAAACCCGGCGGGCTGATCGTGGAACCCACCAGCGGCAACACCGGCATCGGGCTCGCGCAGGTCGCCGCGTCACGCGGGTACCGGCTGATCCTGACGATGCCCGCCCAGATGAGCGAGGAACGCAAGCGCACGCTCGCCGCGTACGGCGCGGAACTCGTCCTGACGGACCCGGAGCGCCGCATGCTGGCCGCCATCGAGGAAGCCGAGAAGATCGCGCTGGAACAGGGCGGCTGGATGCCGAACCAGTTCGCGAACCCCGCGAATCCGGCCGTGCACGAGCGCACGACGGGACCGGAACTGTGGGAGCAGATGGAGGGCCGCATCGACGCGTTCGTGTACGGGAGCGGCACAGGCGGCACCATCACGGGCGTGGGCCGGTACCTGAAACGTCAGGACCCGGGCGTGCGGATCGTGGCGGTCGAGCCGAGGCGCAGCAACGTCCTCTCGGGCGGCGAGCGTGGCGAGCACGGCTTCCAGGGGATGGGGCCGGGCTTCATTCCGGAGAACCTCGACCGGAGCCTGCTGGACGAGGTGGTGCAGGTGTGGGAGGAGGACGCGTTCCCGCTCGCGCGCCGCGCCGCGCAGGAGGAGGGAATCTTCATGGGCATGTCGAGCGGCGGCATCCTGTGGGCGGCGGTGGAGGTCGCGCGGCGACTGGGGCCGGGAAAGCGCGTGGCGAGCATCGCGTGCGACAGTGGCGCGCGCTACCTGACGACGGCACTGTTCAGCGGCGCGGGCGACACGCCCGCCGGGTACCGCGTCCGGTCACGTGAACGCCTGACCTGA
- a CDS encoding nucleotidyltransferase domain-containing protein has protein sequence MQDTPGVLGVLWCGSAARGEADRHSDLDFLALVSGETRWRESFAVLGTPAEAFYNPAAQLRHDVRDGDASTLFMLAEGRVMTPHPVLSELQTAARERLHAGRPPEPLTPFTRHVLVDAVWEARATQDTPLHALVALDTTRRLVRALYAQRGWWDTKPRQWLPDLSGRDPAASDLLSRVLTATRDAERQAALEALAVRVTADLNWVESATDPAPVPPHP, from the coding sequence GTGCAGGACACGCCCGGCGTGCTCGGCGTGCTCTGGTGCGGCAGTGCCGCGCGCGGCGAGGCGGACCGGCACTCCGACCTGGATTTCCTCGCGCTGGTGAGCGGCGAGACCCGCTGGCGCGAGAGCTTCGCCGTGCTCGGCACGCCCGCCGAAGCGTTCTACAACCCGGCCGCCCAGCTGCGGCACGACGTCCGCGACGGGGACGCCAGCACGCTCTTCATGCTCGCCGAGGGCCGCGTCATGACGCCCCACCCGGTTCTCAGCGAACTGCAGACGGCGGCGCGGGAGCGCCTGCACGCCGGACGCCCCCCGGAACCCCTCACGCCCTTCACGCGGCACGTGCTGGTGGACGCCGTGTGGGAGGCGCGCGCCACGCAGGACACGCCCCTGCACGCCCTGGTGGCCCTCGACACGACACGCAGGCTGGTGCGCGCCCTGTACGCGCAGCGCGGCTGGTGGGACACCAAACCCCGCCAGTGGCTGCCGGACCTGTCAGGACGCGACCCTGCCGCCTCGGACCTCCTGAGCCGCGTCCTGACCGCCACCAGAGACGCGGAACGGCAGGCGGCGCTGGAGGCCCTGGCCGTGCGCGTCACCGCCGACCTGAACTGGGTGGAGAGTGCCACCGACCCCGCACCTGTCCCGCCGCACCCCTGA
- a CDS encoding glutamate-5-semialdehyde dehydrogenase, producing the protein MTATLPSTLTVRQMAETARRAGRRLGVLPTEQKNAALRDVAASLRAHAPEILAANALDVQAARTAGLNAALVDRLTLTPDRLEGVASDVEHVATLPDPVGETLERATRPNGLHVMKRRVPLGVLGVIYEARPNVTVDVATLAVKSGNAVILRGGRETLHSNAVLVARIGEALAAHGIPAGAVQVITDPDRARMLELLRLDDLVDAIIPRGGAGLHRFCVENATVPVIVGGVGVVQLYLDPSYVQDGAGVRSAVAVVHNSKVQRPSACNALDTLLVTPDSSRAALPDIVRDLLGAGVHVVADDAARTVLHAAGLTVPAAQPADYGTEFLALKLSVRTVDGLDDAMDYIAAHGGHTDAILTRDAQQADAFVAGVDSAAVIVNASTRFNDGGQLGLGAEVAVSTQKLHARGPMALTELTTTKWVVLGDGQVRA; encoded by the coding sequence CCTTCCCTCCACCCTGACCGTGCGTCAGATGGCCGAAACCGCCAGGAGGGCCGGACGCCGCCTGGGCGTGCTGCCCACCGAACAGAAGAACGCCGCGCTGCGCGATGTCGCCGCCAGCCTCCGCGCCCACGCACCCGAAATCCTGGCCGCCAACGCGCTCGACGTGCAGGCCGCGCGGACGGCCGGACTGAACGCCGCGCTCGTGGACCGCCTCACGCTCACCCCGGACCGCCTGGAGGGCGTCGCGTCCGACGTGGAGCACGTCGCGACCCTGCCGGACCCGGTGGGGGAGACGCTGGAGCGCGCCACGCGCCCCAACGGCCTGCACGTCATGAAGCGCCGCGTGCCGCTCGGCGTGCTGGGCGTCATCTACGAGGCCCGCCCGAACGTCACGGTGGACGTCGCCACGCTCGCCGTCAAGAGCGGCAATGCCGTCATCCTGCGTGGCGGACGCGAGACGCTGCACAGCAACGCCGTCCTCGTCGCGCGCATCGGCGAGGCGCTCGCCGCGCACGGCATTCCCGCCGGGGCCGTGCAGGTCATCACGGACCCCGACCGCGCCCGCATGCTGGAACTCCTGCGGCTCGACGACCTCGTGGACGCCATCATCCCGCGCGGCGGGGCGGGCCTGCACCGCTTCTGCGTCGAGAACGCGACCGTGCCCGTCATCGTGGGCGGCGTGGGCGTCGTGCAGCTGTACCTGGACCCGTCCTACGTGCAGGACGGCGCGGGCGTCCGGAGTGCTGTGGCCGTCGTGCACAACTCCAAGGTGCAGCGCCCCAGCGCCTGCAACGCCCTCGACACGCTGCTCGTCACGCCCGACTCGTCCCGCGCGGCGCTGCCGGACATCGTGCGCGACCTGCTCGGCGCGGGCGTGCACGTCGTCGCGGACGACGCCGCCCGCACCGTCCTGCACGCGGCGGGCCTGACCGTCCCGGCCGCTCAGCCCGCCGACTACGGCACCGAGTTCCTCGCCCTGAAACTCAGCGTGCGGACCGTGGACGGCCTGGACGACGCGATGGACTACATCGCCGCGCACGGCGGGCACACGGACGCCATCCTGACGCGCGACGCGCAGCAGGCGGACGCGTTCGTGGCGGGCGTGGACAGCGCCGCCGTGATCGTGAACGCCAGCACCCGCTTCAACGACGGCGGGCAGCTGGGCCTGGGGGCCGAGGTGGCCGTCAGCACGCAGAAACTCCACGCGCGCGGCCCGATGGCCCTCACGGAACTCACCACCACGAAATGGGTGGTGCTGGGCGACGGACAGGTGCGCGCCTGA